One window of the Syngnathoides biaculeatus isolate LvHL_M chromosome 11, ASM1980259v1, whole genome shotgun sequence genome contains the following:
- the p2rx3a gene encoding P2X purinoceptor 3a yields the protein MVWSWLSDFFTYETTKSVVVKSWSVGIINRIVQVLIIAYFVGWVFIHEKAYQVSDTGIESSVMTKVKGFGYHQKRLMDVADYVFPQQGAAVFCIMTKLIITENQFQGKCAEHGERYNCSTDADCEQHVDSILTNGKITGACLHGEGRSKGQCEVEGWCPVENDSIDIDPMIDVENFTIFIKNSIRFPLFNIIRGNFPSNMTSEGIKRCTYNTETNPFCPIFRVGDILKYTGQNVAGLAKKGGEVGINIEWKCNLDLDIEYCVPKYAFTRLDAPFAKNAVSKGFNFRFAKYFKMQNGTEYRTLHKAFAIRFDVMVTGKAGKFNTIPTLINLVAAFTSIGLGTVLCDLILLNFLKGAEQYKAKKFEEVSEAQIEASLAPSPSSPMSIKEGMKSSCDSGAHSLAAADQPV from the exons ATGGTGTGGAGCTGGCTTTCGGATTTCTTCACCTACGAGACCACCAAGTCCGTGGTGGTCAAGAGCTGGTCGGTGGGCATCATCAACAGGATCGTGCAAGTCCTGATCATCGCTTACTTTGTGGG CTGGGTGTTCATTCACGAGAAAGCCTACCAGGTGTCCGACACCGGAATTGAGTCGTCCGTCATGACTAAAGTGAAGGGCTTCGGCTACCATCAAAAGCGTCTCATGGATGTGGCTGACTACGTCTTCCCCCAACAG gGTGCAGCTGTCTTCTGCATCATGACCAAACTCATCATCACAGAGAATCAATTCCAAGGAAAATGTGCAGAA CATGGGGAGAGGTATAACTGTAGCACAGACGCCGACTGTGAACAACACGTTGATTCCATTCTTACAAACG GGAAGATTACAGGTGCTTGTCTTCACGGTGAAGGCAGGTCCAAAGGTCAGTGTGAAGTCGAGGGATGGTGCCCGGTCGAGAACGACAGCATCGATAT TGATCCCATGATCGACGTGGAAAACTTCACAATCTTCATCAAAAACAGCATCCGCTTCCCTCTCTTCAACATCATCAG AGGAAACTTTCCATCCAACATGACATCTGAAGGGATAAAGAGATGTACATACAACACTGAAACCAACCCCTTCTGCCCCATCTTTCGAGTGGGCGACATACTGAAGTACACTGGACAGAATGTGGCTGGCCTGGCAAAAAAG GGTGGCGAAGTCGGAATAAACATTGAGTGGAAGTGTAATCTAGACCTGGACATTGAGTACTGTGTCCCCAAATACGCGTTCACCCGCCTCGATGCCCCTTTTGCCAAGAATGCCGTCTCTAAGGGGTTCAATTTCAG gtttgcaaaatattttaagatgcaGAACGGCACTGAATATCGAACACTGCACAAAGCTTTTGCCATCCGTTTTGATGTCATGGTCACCGGCAAA GCAGGAAAGTTCAACACGATCCCAACACTAATCAACTTGGTCGCTGCCTTCACTTCGATTGGACTC GGTACAGTTCTTTGTGACCTTATCCTACTGAACTTCCTAAAAGGAGCAGAGCAGTACAAAGCCAAGAAATTCGAAGAG GTGTCAGAGGCTCAGATAGAAGCGTCCCTCGCACCGAGCCCCAGCAGCCCGATGTCCATCAAAGAAGGGATGAAGAGCTCCTGCGACTCTGGAGCCCATTCCCTGGCCGCTGCTGACCAGCCTGTGTGA